Proteins from a single region of Geothrix sp. PMB-07:
- a CDS encoding ester cyclase, with protein sequence MSDSSVKAIVRRFNREVIEEGNMAVFAELVAPDFINHTAVPGTPAGRDGFAAFFTGLLRTAFTEIRVHIHDQVGEGDKVATRKTIEGLHTGSFLGRAATGRRIRIRVTDIVVIREGRYCEHWGSADLHGALQQIEAEP encoded by the coding sequence ATGTCCGATTCTTCCGTCAAGGCCATCGTGAGGCGCTTCAACCGTGAGGTGATCGAGGAGGGCAACATGGCCGTTTTCGCGGAACTGGTGGCCCCGGATTTCATCAACCACACGGCCGTTCCGGGCACACCGGCGGGGCGGGATGGTTTCGCCGCCTTCTTCACCGGGCTTCTCCGCACGGCCTTTACCGAAATCCGGGTGCACATCCACGATCAGGTGGGAGAGGGGGACAAGGTGGCCACACGGAAAACCATCGAAGGTCTCCACACCGGCTCATTCCTGGGCCGGGCCGCCACAGGCAGGCGCATTCGCATCCGGGTGACGGACATCGTGGTCATTCGCGAGGGACGGTATTGCGAGCACTGGGGCAGCGCGGACCTTCATGGCGCCCTCCAGCAGATCGAGGCCGAGCCCTGA
- a CDS encoding alpha/beta fold hydrolase, which yields MIWGRPQPIFTEHGHPVWASYYRPDGPIKGAVLIVPGLGALQRHYAPLASWLAEQGYFAATFDYAGTGMSCLADVRKLRITISDWASGDCDAMVSALAEEVPGKPLYWLGHSLGGEILGLLPGPERIRKAVTIATGTGYWQDRAPGLRWRVWWLWYFMAPLVTGICGYFPGSRLGRVGDLPPGVMKQWRRWCLHPDSAVGVEGPAARESFAAVQVPITSFSFTDDERTSARSTEALHGWFENAPRTMKRLSPKDLGTQRVGHFGFFHARLKKALWETFLLPELT from the coding sequence ATGATCTGGGGCAGACCCCAACCCATATTTACGGAACATGGTCACCCGGTCTGGGCGTCCTATTACCGGCCCGATGGGCCCATCAAGGGGGCGGTGCTGATCGTCCCCGGGCTGGGCGCGCTGCAAAGGCACTACGCGCCACTTGCTTCCTGGCTGGCCGAGCAGGGCTATTTCGCGGCGACCTTCGATTACGCAGGCACGGGGATGTCCTGTCTGGCCGATGTGCGAAAGCTCCGCATCACCATCTCGGATTGGGCCAGTGGCGACTGCGATGCCATGGTGTCGGCCCTGGCAGAGGAGGTTCCGGGCAAACCGCTCTATTGGCTGGGGCACAGCCTGGGAGGTGAGATTCTCGGTCTGCTGCCGGGCCCCGAACGCATCCGCAAGGCCGTGACCATCGCCACGGGCACGGGGTATTGGCAGGATCGCGCCCCGGGCCTTCGCTGGAGGGTGTGGTGGCTTTGGTATTTCATGGCGCCCCTCGTGACGGGCATATGCGGCTACTTTCCGGGCAGTCGGCTGGGGAGGGTGGGCGACCTGCCGCCCGGGGTCATGAAGCAATGGCGGCGATGGTGCCTGCACCCCGATTCGGCCGTGGGGGTCGAAGGTCCGGCCGCCAGGGAATCCTTCGCCGCAGTGCAGGTGCCCATCACCTCGTTTTCCTTCACGGATGACGAACGCACGTCCGCACGCAGCACTGAAGCCCTGCACGGCTGGTTCGAGAACGCCCCTCGAACCATGAAGCGGCTCTCCCCCAAAGACCTCGGCACTCAGCGCGTTGGCCACTTCGGCTTCTTCCACGCGCGGTTGAAGAAGGCGTTGTGGGAGACTTTCCTGCTGCCTGAATTGACCTGA
- a CDS encoding fibronectin type III domain-containing protein: MNRAHRSLFLCLLGTLSLFHCGGGGTSTASTSTPAQPMAVPVISAFTAMPATISVGASSTLAWNVSGATSLSIDQGAPAASGASGSVSVSPAATTTYTLTATNSAGTATAKAQVTVAPLTMAVSVAISPVAITVQAGKTQAFTATVAGSTNTAVTWSVVGSQAGSISSGGLYTAPDTAGTFQVKATSVADTAKSATATVTVTSAVPAPVITAFTATPASVAPGASSSLSWTVTGATSLTIGGLGDVTGKSAATVTPATTTTYTLTASNGGATTTAEATVVVQSADGKPIIRFFFIKPMAGGFDLVWYVSGADKLSIDQGVQPISDASGEVFLGRPDATTTYTLTATNGKGATTAKATYAPDPPGSPSLAYFVANPANIPSGGASTLAWGFAYGTQSLTLDDGATAPVAINAEQTRVVHPTATTTYTITLAGSTGVISKQQVTVRVAPQVPPSMTYYDPSLIQSPIDEAVAANLKAISARGVGLRPDAFMRVGDVLTWSLDTLGPFDGANVNYGTHGDLQPTAQFFRNAKVPLEASTNSLTRLSIAAEENANARDTVTGNPSALDAEYQVAMPQYAVLMFGSNEVHWYNAPPYPYAFMATGHQIGMMDIVDNLLAKGVIPILTSMPPHPEDAIEVPSFVALERSIAQSRGIPFIDYNQAMLAIGPDYHWGIGADNLHPTNDAPGDLSAVGLHYGYAMRNLVTLTGLTRAKAVVHDGSAAPDAGAVHLAGAGTPTSPYLIPSLPYADTRNTQNASSQALDHYAGSTTEVPGKEVVYRLTLSRPTQVRIVMADRGAKILRVFLLDSTCTPAGCLASEGGTGVAVDGEILKSLGAGTYHIVVDSKDAGGEYSLMVLDADDIPPAPLNLAKGAATATSITLTWAAPASKRAIASYVIYRDDVIPVPVGTVAGTATSFKNTGLKASTSYNYKVVAVDSAGKASPIASMDPVSTGP, translated from the coding sequence ATGAACCGCGCGCATCGCAGCCTATTCCTCTGTCTGCTGGGAACTCTCAGCCTTTTCCACTGCGGAGGAGGCGGTACATCCACGGCATCGACCTCGACCCCGGCACAGCCCATGGCTGTGCCGGTCATCAGTGCTTTTACGGCCATGCCAGCCACCATCAGCGTTGGTGCCAGCAGCACCCTGGCCTGGAATGTCAGTGGCGCCACCAGCCTGAGTATCGACCAGGGAGCGCCCGCGGCCAGTGGCGCCAGCGGCAGCGTGTCCGTGAGTCCCGCCGCAACCACCACCTATACACTCACGGCCACGAACAGCGCTGGCACGGCCACGGCCAAGGCACAGGTGACTGTCGCCCCCTTGACCATGGCGGTGTCCGTGGCCATCAGCCCCGTCGCCATCACCGTGCAGGCCGGTAAAACCCAGGCCTTCACTGCCACGGTGGCAGGTTCCACGAACACCGCCGTGACCTGGAGTGTCGTGGGCAGCCAGGCGGGCTCCATAAGCTCTGGTGGCCTCTATACCGCCCCCGATACCGCCGGCACCTTCCAAGTGAAGGCCACAAGCGTGGCGGATACCGCCAAATCAGCCACTGCCACCGTAACGGTGACTTCGGCCGTGCCTGCGCCTGTCATCACCGCTTTCACGGCCACGCCCGCATCGGTCGCTCCTGGGGCCAGCAGCAGCCTGTCCTGGACCGTGACGGGCGCCACCAGCCTCACCATCGGTGGCCTCGGCGATGTGACGGGAAAATCGGCTGCCACGGTGACGCCCGCCACCACCACCACCTACACCCTGACCGCCTCCAACGGAGGCGCCACCACCACCGCCGAGGCCACAGTGGTGGTGCAATCCGCCGATGGGAAACCCATCATCCGGTTCTTTTTCATCAAGCCCATGGCCGGCGGCTTCGATTTGGTCTGGTATGTGAGCGGGGCCGACAAGCTCAGCATTGATCAAGGCGTGCAACCCATCAGCGATGCCAGCGGCGAAGTCTTCCTGGGACGTCCAGACGCCACCACCACCTACACGCTGACCGCCACCAACGGGAAGGGAGCCACGACCGCCAAGGCAACTTATGCGCCGGATCCTCCGGGGAGTCCCAGCCTGGCCTACTTCGTGGCCAACCCTGCCAACATCCCCTCTGGCGGCGCCAGCACCCTGGCCTGGGGCTTCGCCTATGGCACGCAGAGCCTCACCTTGGATGACGGCGCCACCGCGCCTGTGGCCATCAACGCCGAACAAACCCGGGTGGTTCACCCCACTGCCACCACCACCTACACCATCACCCTCGCAGGCAGCACCGGCGTGATCAGCAAGCAGCAGGTCACCGTGCGCGTGGCGCCGCAGGTTCCGCCCAGCATGACCTACTACGATCCCAGTCTCATTCAATCGCCCATCGACGAGGCCGTCGCGGCGAACCTCAAGGCCATCTCGGCCCGGGGCGTGGGATTGCGCCCTGATGCCTTCATGCGGGTGGGGGATGTGCTCACCTGGAGCCTCGATACGCTGGGCCCCTTCGATGGCGCCAACGTCAATTACGGCACTCATGGGGATCTGCAACCCACGGCGCAGTTCTTCCGCAATGCGAAGGTGCCTTTGGAAGCCTCCACCAACAGCCTCACCCGGCTAAGCATCGCGGCAGAAGAGAACGCCAATGCCAGGGATACGGTGACGGGGAACCCTTCTGCGCTTGATGCAGAGTATCAGGTGGCCATGCCCCAGTACGCCGTGTTGATGTTCGGATCGAACGAGGTCCACTGGTACAACGCCCCCCCCTATCCCTACGCCTTCATGGCCACAGGCCATCAAATCGGCATGATGGACATCGTGGACAACCTGCTGGCCAAGGGGGTCATTCCCATCCTCACCTCGATGCCGCCGCATCCGGAAGATGCCATCGAGGTGCCCTCCTTCGTGGCCCTGGAGCGATCCATCGCCCAGTCCCGGGGCATTCCCTTCATCGACTACAACCAGGCCATGCTGGCCATCGGGCCGGACTATCACTGGGGAATCGGCGCCGACAACTTGCATCCCACCAACGATGCGCCGGGCGATCTCAGCGCGGTGGGATTGCACTACGGCTACGCCATGCGCAATCTGGTGACTCTGACGGGCCTCACGCGGGCGAAGGCTGTCGTTCATGACGGCTCCGCGGCGCCGGACGCCGGGGCGGTCCACTTGGCTGGGGCGGGCACGCCGACCAGCCCCTACCTGATTCCATCCCTGCCCTATGCGGATACCCGGAACACGCAGAACGCCAGCTCCCAGGCCCTGGATCACTACGCCGGGTCCACCACGGAGGTGCCAGGGAAGGAAGTCGTCTACCGGCTGACACTCAGCCGACCCACCCAGGTCCGCATCGTCATGGCCGACCGCGGCGCGAAAATCCTCCGCGTGTTTCTGCTGGACAGCACCTGCACACCTGCGGGCTGCCTGGCCAGCGAGGGCGGGACTGGGGTCGCGGTGGACGGTGAAATCCTGAAAAGCCTTGGCGCGGGCACCTACCACATCGTGGTGGACAGCAAGGATGCGGGCGGCGAGTACAGCTTGATGGTTCTGGATGCGGATGACATTCCCCCGGCACCGCTCAACCTGGCCAAGGGCGCCGCCACTGCCACCAGCATCACACTGACCTGGGCAGCCCCCGCCAGCAAACGCGCCATCGCCAGCTATGTCATCTACCGAGATGACGTGATTCCCGTGCCGGTGGGGACGGTAGCAGGCACGGCCACTTCCTTCAAGAATACCGGGTTGAAGGCCTCCACCAGCTACAACTACAAGGTGGTTGCCGTGGACAGCGCGGGGAAAGCCAGTCCCATTGCCTCCATGGATCCGGTGTCGACGGGGCCCTGA
- a CDS encoding glycosyl hydrolase family 18 protein, whose protein sequence is MIINPTAAAVQTTKTQQFTATVTGASNTAVTWSVQETAGGAMDATGLYTAPATAGTYHVIATSVADATKSATAAVTVTTTPPAVSVSISPATVSLQASKTQQFSATVTGSSNTAVTWTVQESGGGTVVGGLYTAPAAAGTYHVVATSAADVSKSATATVKVSAQGVGVTIAPSAITLKTGQTQQFTATVTGASNTAVTWTASSGTISANGLYTAPATAGSYTVTATSAADGTQSATAAVTVQTQQAGAWAFLSVANEKPGSYNSDVYRWLDSTKQQRTAVLTRNDAADPGGSHGGMLRQYRYFANGAERVVTGTGASGSWNGWGYLVNHFGDGGSVWGATSADNTGQYRQVFTGPHHAIHEFTWTYNMQGAPVKATVHWFMATGQDHPIYAITYDTSAAGASGFDSNHLIDSRSPYGDMQFGGDGSNPNVDGVAWGDNYKFFTRDEPYTAQSKWDYTQTNTVPYVLEYIKNPDAEMGSVQTLSWLQHSTGGTWLSDNWGHTSENRVVTKGNFGTWLMPANWNWPYQLNQYELGDSGPTASKRVAWGLMYGAVGQASFDNYGYQTKSSGFPYQSYSVYMVLGRHSDAAVASHVTQMERKLGATLTASKGTVAAQGPGGAGRTDSVTYAKAGYNATYGAFELIADATGAFQATLNAGAGDLKNPLFIVRDVAGVPSQITLGGTTLVADQDYFASYDAAQHRLWLTLNRTWSGSQVLGGNATGSLPTEVQVAPASVTLAFGATQAFTAQVLHNQDTQAVWTVKEGATGGTVSASGTYTAPSTAGTYHVRATSHADATKWAEATVTVVPAAPSITSFSASSASIAAGGSVTLSWAVTGNPTLTVGPAPGTVTGSQVTVTPAGTTTYVLTATNAGGTAVETVTVNVVGGNVPATWVVGYYMGYHRGLQAPNQVDYTSMTHVGVGSILPSASGTFDTTFWIDPTNGPAWAKQTVQLAHAAGTKVIVHVGGAGATGFTATSDPAIRATFVQNLKQIMTDYGFDGIDLNWESSVDRPTLLALLKAIRSAMPDKVLITPIGVNHMGADLSEAYYAQLARYVDRLDLMSYLLQAQSGWDSWFPSALHDFAPSHPLTIDDSVQTLIKTGVPKEKICIGVGFFGWPYEKGMNGQWGNAKNFVPYTGGGPYLTGPRQSTGSNPNGDSPDGFEPRYSDNDASYSKLAHYYFPMMTQTYDAVAQSAYLTAAAPPTLDAAASPDASNPIKTTYVPYDNEQSLTAKVQYYKTNGLGGMIIWTISEGYLEWQTSGEKDPLMKAIKAEHFKP, encoded by the coding sequence GTGATCATCAATCCGACGGCGGCGGCGGTCCAAACCACCAAAACCCAGCAGTTCACAGCCACCGTGACAGGCGCAAGCAACACCGCCGTGACCTGGAGCGTCCAGGAAACAGCCGGTGGAGCGATGGATGCTACGGGCCTCTATACCGCACCAGCCACGGCGGGCACTTACCATGTGATTGCCACCAGTGTGGCGGATGCCACGAAATCAGCCACCGCCGCGGTGACCGTGACCACCACGCCCCCAGCGGTGTCCGTCAGCATCAGCCCTGCGACTGTTTCTCTTCAGGCTTCCAAAACGCAGCAGTTCAGCGCCACTGTGACCGGATCGAGCAACACCGCTGTGACCTGGACCGTGCAGGAATCGGGTGGCGGCACCGTCGTCGGTGGCCTCTACACCGCTCCTGCCGCGGCTGGAACCTACCACGTGGTGGCCACCAGCGCCGCGGATGTGAGCAAGTCGGCGACGGCGACGGTGAAAGTCTCAGCCCAGGGAGTGGGGGTCACCATCGCACCCTCGGCGATCACCCTGAAGACGGGCCAGACTCAGCAGTTCACGGCGACCGTCACGGGCGCCAGTAACACTGCCGTCACGTGGACGGCTTCCAGCGGAACGATTTCGGCCAACGGTCTTTACACCGCGCCCGCCACCGCGGGCTCCTATACCGTCACGGCCACCAGCGCGGCAGATGGCACCCAGTCCGCCACGGCAGCGGTGACGGTGCAGACGCAGCAGGCGGGCGCCTGGGCCTTCCTGAGCGTGGCCAATGAAAAGCCCGGAAGCTACAACTCCGATGTCTACCGCTGGCTGGATTCCACGAAGCAGCAGCGCACCGCCGTGCTGACGCGCAACGACGCCGCCGACCCCGGCGGGTCCCACGGAGGCATGCTGCGGCAGTACCGCTATTTCGCCAACGGCGCAGAGCGCGTGGTGACCGGTACCGGCGCCAGCGGCTCCTGGAACGGGTGGGGCTACCTGGTGAACCATTTCGGGGATGGCGGCTCCGTGTGGGGCGCGACCTCGGCGGACAACACGGGGCAGTACCGGCAGGTGTTCACGGGACCGCACCACGCCATCCATGAATTCACGTGGACCTACAACATGCAGGGGGCGCCCGTGAAGGCCACCGTGCATTGGTTCATGGCCACGGGCCAGGATCATCCCATCTATGCGATCACCTACGACACGTCGGCAGCGGGCGCCTCGGGGTTCGACAGCAACCACCTCATCGACAGCCGATCACCCTACGGCGACATGCAGTTCGGAGGCGATGGTAGCAACCCCAACGTCGATGGCGTGGCCTGGGGCGACAACTACAAGTTCTTCACCCGGGATGAGCCCTACACGGCCCAAAGCAAGTGGGACTACACGCAGACGAATACCGTTCCCTACGTGCTTGAGTACATCAAGAATCCCGATGCCGAAATGGGCTCGGTGCAGACCCTTAGCTGGCTGCAGCACAGCACCGGTGGAACCTGGCTCAGCGACAACTGGGGCCACACGTCCGAAAACCGGGTGGTGACCAAGGGCAATTTCGGCACGTGGCTCATGCCCGCCAATTGGAACTGGCCGTACCAGCTGAACCAGTACGAGCTGGGGGATTCTGGGCCGACGGCCAGCAAGCGCGTGGCCTGGGGGCTCATGTACGGCGCCGTGGGCCAGGCTTCCTTCGACAACTACGGTTATCAAACCAAGAGCTCGGGCTTTCCCTATCAGAGCTACTCCGTCTACATGGTGCTGGGACGACATTCGGATGCCGCGGTCGCTTCCCATGTCACCCAGATGGAGCGGAAGCTGGGGGCCACCCTGACGGCGAGCAAAGGGACGGTGGCCGCGCAGGGGCCCGGCGGCGCGGGCCGCACGGATTCGGTCACCTATGCCAAGGCGGGATACAACGCCACCTATGGCGCCTTTGAACTCATCGCCGACGCCACCGGCGCCTTCCAGGCCACCCTCAATGCCGGAGCGGGGGACCTCAAGAACCCCCTCTTCATCGTGAGGGATGTCGCCGGTGTGCCCAGCCAGATCACGCTGGGGGGCACCACCCTGGTGGCGGACCAGGATTACTTCGCGTCCTATGATGCTGCCCAGCACCGCCTGTGGTTGACCCTCAACCGCACCTGGAGCGGCAGTCAGGTGCTTGGGGGGAATGCCACCGGCAGCCTGCCCACGGAAGTCCAAGTGGCTCCCGCCAGCGTGACGCTGGCTTTCGGCGCCACCCAGGCCTTCACGGCCCAGGTGCTGCACAACCAGGACACGCAGGCGGTTTGGACGGTCAAGGAGGGCGCCACGGGGGGCACAGTTTCAGCTTCCGGAACCTACACAGCCCCAAGCACCGCTGGCACCTATCATGTCCGCGCCACCAGCCATGCGGATGCCACCAAATGGGCGGAAGCCACGGTGACGGTGGTTCCCGCTGCGCCTTCCATTACCTCCTTTTCGGCTTCATCGGCCAGCATCGCCGCCGGCGGGAGCGTGACGCTCTCCTGGGCGGTCACCGGCAATCCGACCCTGACCGTCGGCCCGGCGCCGGGCACCGTGACGGGCAGCCAGGTCACCGTGACGCCGGCTGGAACCACCACCTACGTGCTCACCGCGACCAACGCCGGCGGCACCGCGGTGGAAACGGTCACGGTGAACGTGGTGGGCGGGAACGTGCCCGCCACCTGGGTGGTGGGCTACTACATGGGCTACCATCGGGGGCTCCAGGCGCCCAATCAGGTGGACTACACGTCGATGACCCATGTCGGCGTGGGCAGCATCCTCCCTTCGGCCAGCGGAACCTTTGACACCACCTTCTGGATCGATCCCACCAACGGACCCGCCTGGGCGAAACAGACCGTCCAGTTGGCCCACGCCGCGGGCACCAAGGTGATCGTGCATGTCGGCGGCGCCGGGGCCACGGGCTTCACGGCCACGTCTGATCCTGCCATTCGCGCGACCTTTGTTCAAAACCTGAAGCAGATCATGACGGACTACGGGTTTGACGGCATCGATCTGAATTGGGAAAGCAGTGTGGACCGCCCCACCCTGTTGGCCCTGCTCAAGGCCATCCGCTCCGCCATGCCGGACAAGGTTCTCATCACGCCCATCGGGGTGAACCACATGGGAGCGGATCTGAGCGAGGCCTACTACGCTCAGCTGGCCCGTTATGTGGACCGCCTCGATCTCATGAGCTACCTCTTGCAAGCGCAGTCCGGTTGGGACAGCTGGTTCCCGTCAGCCCTCCACGACTTCGCCCCTTCGCATCCCTTGACGATTGATGATTCCGTTCAAACGCTCATCAAAACCGGGGTCCCGAAGGAGAAGATCTGCATCGGGGTGGGCTTTTTCGGATGGCCTTACGAAAAGGGCATGAATGGACAGTGGGGGAATGCCAAGAATTTCGTTCCCTACACCGGCGGAGGCCCCTACCTCACAGGCCCCCGGCAATCGACCGGCTCCAATCCCAACGGTGATTCGCCGGACGGTTTCGAGCCTCGCTACAGTGACAACGATGCCAGTTATTCAAAACTGGCCCACTACTACTTCCCCATGATGACCCAGACCTATGACGCGGTGGCCCAGAGCGCCTACCTCACGGCGGCGGCACCGCCCACCCTGGATGCCGCGGCCAGCCCAGATGCCAGCAACCCCATCAAGACCACCTATGTGCCCTACGACAATGAGCAATCGCTGACGGCGAAGGTCCAGTACTACAAAACCAATGGTCTGGGCGGGATGATCATCTGGACGATCAGCGAAGGCTACTTGGAGTGGCAGACCAGCGGTGAGAAGGATCCTCTGATGAAGGCCATCAAGGCGGAGCATTTCAAACCCTAG
- a CDS encoding tail fiber domain-containing protein: MNRKAFVTTALALALAAGAQAQSSNLALGTQALASNTTGGSNTALGVSALQHNTTGNQNNALGTYALISNISGNLNTALGANALYHNTLGHENTAVGTNALNWNTTGGHNSALGTYALLNNTTGDFNTAIGSGSLNDNTTGSWNTALGGAALMHNATGVYNTAIGINALTSNTTGGYNAATGSNALISNNTGGFNTAMGADALRNNQTGNWNTAIGKSALEYNTGSVNIAIGTWALAKNIDATENIAVGNDGLAVSTTGSQNTVVGHYSLRNSTTASRNVALGVRALEANVTASDNIALGYEAGRNLTGSNNIAIGNVGAGGEADTIRIGSSQTRAFLAGVRGRTTGGAAIPVVIDANGQLGTVSSSIRFKQDVNDMGDRTSRLFDLRPVTFRYKSQPEDGEHFGLIAEEVEKVLPELVVKDKEGQVETVVYHELAPMLLNELQKQKRELQAAQAELAALKRQLEQVLAGSRK, from the coding sequence ATGAACCGGAAAGCGTTTGTCACCACCGCCCTCGCGCTGGCATTGGCTGCAGGCGCTCAGGCCCAGAGCAGCAACCTGGCCTTGGGCACTCAGGCGCTCGCCTCGAACACCACAGGGGGCTCCAATACCGCCCTGGGCGTATCTGCACTCCAACACAACACCACAGGAAACCAGAACAATGCCTTGGGCACTTATGCCCTCATCAGCAACATCAGTGGAAATCTAAATACGGCGCTGGGCGCCAATGCGCTGTACCACAACACCCTAGGGCATGAAAACACGGCGGTGGGAACCAATGCGCTCAACTGGAACACCACCGGGGGCCACAACTCCGCGCTGGGGACCTATGCCTTGCTCAACAACACGACCGGCGACTTCAATACGGCGATTGGTTCTGGGTCGCTTAATGACAACACCACGGGAAGCTGGAATACCGCTCTCGGGGGGGCGGCGCTCATGCACAACGCCACCGGGGTGTACAACACTGCCATTGGAATCAATGCCCTGACTTCCAACACAACCGGCGGCTACAACGCAGCCACGGGAAGCAACGCCTTGATCAGCAACAACACAGGCGGGTTCAACACGGCCATGGGCGCGGATGCGCTCCGGAACAACCAAACCGGGAATTGGAACACGGCCATCGGCAAATCCGCCCTGGAATACAACACCGGATCCGTCAACATCGCCATCGGCACCTGGGCCCTTGCTAAGAACATCGACGCCACGGAAAACATCGCCGTGGGCAACGATGGGCTCGCTGTCAGCACGACGGGCTCCCAGAACACCGTGGTTGGGCACTACTCGCTGCGGAACAGCACGACGGCCAGCCGCAACGTGGCCCTCGGCGTGCGGGCGCTGGAAGCCAATGTCACGGCCTCCGACAACATCGCCTTGGGCTACGAAGCAGGCCGCAATCTGACCGGCAGCAACAACATCGCCATCGGTAACGTGGGAGCGGGCGGAGAGGCCGACACCATCCGCATCGGGAGTTCCCAGACCCGCGCCTTCCTGGCGGGCGTGCGGGGCCGCACCACGGGAGGCGCCGCCATCCCGGTGGTCATCGATGCCAACGGGCAATTGGGCACCGTGTCCTCCTCCATCCGCTTCAAGCAGGATGTGAACGACATGGGCGACCGGACGAGCCGCTTGTTTGACCTGCGCCCCGTGACCTTCCGCTACAAGAGCCAGCCGGAGGACGGCGAGCACTTCGGGCTCATCGCCGAAGAAGTGGAGAAGGTGCTGCCGGAGCTGGTGGTGAAGGACAAGGAAGGCCAGGTGGAGACCGTGGTTTACCACGAGCTGGCACCGATGCTGCTGAATGAGCTTCAGAAGCAGAAGCGGGAACTCCAGGCCGCCCAGGCCGAATTGGCCGCCCTCAAGCGGCAACTGGAACAGGTGCTGGCGGGTTCCAGAAAGTAG
- a CDS encoding PLP-dependent aminotransferase family protein: MDALILAMRSGLLPPGSPIPGTRKLADQLQVSRGTVVAAFEELQAKGWIDASSGSGSRVSDPLPRPLSLRPGQTPPVLSPQAFDLPTRPELATDHTSRLFKLSYGVTDARLMSAEILGRAYSRAMRRRASDVLNFGDPLGEMDLRQELVNYLRERRAIQTDEMGILVTRGSHQALRLIALGLLKAGDRVAVENPGNPSARDAFLQQQTQLVPIPVDDQGLDVEALERALAEGPIRLLYLTPRFQVPTTVTQSAPRRQRLLELAKHHRFGIVEDDPEADYTLEGPTEAPLAAFGTSGSVLYLFSFSRLLAPGLRLGLIAGPKDAIARLAKARLHTDTLGDMALERAFASMLQEGEIRRHVHRVQRIYRERRDHLVYRLKDLFEGDFTFTLPPGGLSLWIRTRPDLDLESWQRGCMDRGVQFQLGQSYFINHTPVPGFPFAFGSFEPEEMDQILLRMHHALTQHR; the protein is encoded by the coding sequence GTGGACGCACTGATCCTGGCCATGCGCAGCGGCCTCCTGCCTCCGGGCTCTCCCATCCCCGGCACACGTAAACTGGCGGATCAGCTGCAGGTGAGCCGGGGAACCGTGGTGGCGGCCTTTGAAGAGCTCCAGGCCAAGGGCTGGATCGACGCCAGCAGCGGCAGCGGCAGCCGGGTGTCCGACCCCCTTCCCCGCCCGCTGAGCCTGCGGCCCGGGCAGACGCCACCGGTGCTCTCCCCCCAGGCCTTCGACCTGCCCACCCGTCCGGAGCTGGCCACGGACCATACCAGTCGGCTCTTCAAATTGTCTTACGGCGTGACGGATGCGCGACTGATGTCTGCCGAGATCCTGGGCCGGGCCTACAGCCGCGCCATGCGGCGCCGGGCCAGCGATGTGCTGAATTTCGGCGATCCCCTCGGAGAGATGGATCTGCGGCAGGAGCTGGTGAACTACCTGCGGGAGCGGCGCGCCATCCAGACCGATGAGATGGGCATCCTGGTGACCCGCGGCTCGCATCAGGCCCTCCGGTTGATCGCCCTGGGCCTCCTGAAGGCCGGTGACCGTGTGGCGGTGGAGAACCCCGGCAACCCCTCGGCCCGGGATGCCTTCCTGCAGCAGCAGACCCAGCTGGTTCCCATTCCGGTGGACGATCAAGGGCTGGATGTGGAAGCCCTGGAACGGGCCCTGGCCGAGGGCCCCATCCGTCTCCTCTACCTGACACCGCGGTTCCAGGTGCCCACCACCGTCACCCAGAGCGCACCCCGGCGCCAGCGTCTGTTGGAACTGGCCAAGCACCACCGCTTCGGCATCGTGGAGGACGATCCCGAAGCCGATTACACCCTCGAAGGCCCCACCGAGGCTCCACTGGCAGCCTTCGGCACCTCCGGTTCGGTGCTGTACCTCTTCTCCTTCTCCCGCCTCCTGGCCCCTGGCCTCCGCCTGGGGCTCATCGCGGGCCCCAAGGATGCCATCGCGCGTCTCGCCAAGGCCCGCCTCCACACCGACACCCTGGGGGACATGGCCCTGGAACGGGCCTTCGCCTCCATGCTGCAGGAGGGCGAGATCCGCCGCCACGTCCACCGGGTGCAGCGCATCTACCGGGAACGCCGGGACCACCTGGTCTACCGGCTCAAGGATCTCTTCGAGGGCGACTTCACCTTCACCCTTCCCCCGGGGGGACTCTCCCTCTGGATCCGCACCCGGCCCGACCTGGACCTGGAGTCCTGGCAGAGGGGCTGCATGGACCGCGGGGTTCAGTTCCAGCTGGGTCAGTCCTATTTTATCAACCACACGCCGGTTCCAGGTTTTCCATTCGCCTTCGGCTCTTTCGAACCCGAAGAAATGGATCAGATTTTGCTGAGAATGCATCACGCGCTGACCCAACACCGCTGA